The genomic window TCTTATTGGGTATTCCTTTAGGCATAAAAATGCCCCCCTTTCGTTAGATTCCTAATTGGTATGTTTCTATTATACCACATTGTCTAACAAAAGGGGAGCATTTCAAAGCCGGCTTCAGTATTTTTATGATCAAAAGAAAGACCATTTTATGATTTTTAATGCTTTTAGAAAACCAAGATGATATGGAATAACGGGCAGTCTTGTGTACAAGAGTATGCCGTGAGTTTTGTCCTTTACTTGTCCTTAAAACACCCGCATTTCGCATCCTAAACAAACGTTTAGTAATTTCGCTCAAACGTCGCAAAATAGGCGTTTATGAAAAGATAGTCAAAAGTATATTTGTTTGATTTTGGGCAACTTCATATAACTTTGTTGACCAAAAGTTGTCCAAGACAGGATAAGGCAGTGGAATATATCGTAAACACATTTTCAATAAAAAGCCGACCATTTATTACCGGGTGAGAAAAATGGTCGGCTTGAATTATGTTGATTATATCAGAATCAGTTTTTGGGGCAGGAGAATTGCTATGATGTATTATAATTGCTAAACATGTTAAGTATATTACTTGATCGTACCAAACTTACTTACGCACATAACCCCATACCCTGCACACTTTACAATACATATCAGACAGAATACCCATACGCTCATTCCGGACAGATACATTCCGTTATGCGCCGAAGATGAAAAAGCATAGCTCATAACCTTTCCCTCAGCTATAAGCGCAGGGAAAACACAGGCTGCAAAGCTCAAAAAGAATGTAAACAGCATATTTTTTGTATAAACGGAAATAAGGCAGATAAATGCAGCACATACTGCAAATGAAAACGCTCGCATCAGGCTGCTGCGTACAAACAGACCGATAACTGTCATTTCCCCATATTCCTCACAGCCCAATATGCTTTGAAGAGGAGCAAAGGCGCTGTCAAGCCCGTATCGGGCTGCAAATGTGCATAACTCTGCTGTACTTATTATCAGAGAGAGCAAAAACATTACAACCATGCTGACCGATAGCTTTATTACGGCAAGACGTGTTTTTCCGCATTTCGTAGTACGGAGGATATCAGCCATTTTGCTGCTGTATTCATTGCAGAAAACAGGAGGGATAAGCAGCATCATAATCAGCACCGACAATAAATCATAGCGGCGATAGGAGTAAAGATCATACCAATCCGTATCATAGAAAAACTCTCCAGTACCGAGGCTGTCAAAGCTCTCACATTTCATTGCAAGATATTCAAGTGTCTGCTGCTCGGCGATTGCCTTGTTGTATTGCTTGTTGTGAGTTGCAAATTCATCAAGGTCTATCAGATTGGCATTGTACTGCTCCAAAAGCTGTTCATGCTCTGCAATTACATTGTTGACCTCATCAAGCCGAGTGAAGATCAATTCACGCTTTTGGGGGGTGTATTCTCCTGCAAGCTGCTCTGTATACTGCCTGTATACCAGCGTTGAATATGGGTGCTCATGATCTGCAGGCAGCAGCCCAAGAACTATTTCCAAAGCAATGGCTATAACGATAATTATAAGGCGTTTATGCAGCAGCTTTTTTGTTTCAAAATATATAAGCGTCACTGCCCACTCACCTGCCCGAACCTGAGCATATATACATCTTCAAGTGTCGGAGAAACGGAGACAGCGTTTTCAAACGGTTTGCTGCTCTGAACGATATGCAGCCTTGTTCCGCCCCCTGTCTTTATGATTGCAGAATTGGTATGTAACAGCGCATACTCATCAGCAAAGCCGTCCTCACATTCAAGCTCCCAGACACAGCCCTCGGCAGAGGAAATGACCTCTGCAAGTGTGCCGCTTTTAACAACTTTTCCTCCGTCAAGAAGTATCACATTATCCGATATACTCTCTATATCTGATACGATATGCGTAGCGATCAGCAACAGCTTTCCCCGACCGATACGGCTCAGGATATTGCGAAATCTCATTCTTTCCTTCGGGTCAAGCCCTGCGGTAGGCTCGTCAAAAACAAGAATATCGGGGCCGCCAAGAAGTGCCGCAGCTATACCGAGCCTGCGTTTCATCCCGCCCGAATACTCACCGCATTTTCGCTTTTTGTCATCAGTAAGGTTTACAAATTCAAGCAGCCTATCTATTTCATTATGGGCATTTTTTATGCCCTTTACAGCCGCAAAATATCTCATCATCTCCTCTCCCGTAAAAGAGGGGTAAAAGCCCATATCCTGCGGCATAAAGCCAAGCCTTGTGCGGTAATCGGCACCGAGAGAGAGTATCTCTCTGCCGTCAAGAGTGACACTTCCGCTTGTTTGCCAAAGCAGCCCGACTATTATATTCATAAGCGTACTTTTGCCTGCACCGTTTGGCCCGAGCAGGGCATATACACCGTTCCCGAGAGTTAGGTCTATCCCGTCAAGGGCAGTCTTGTTTTTATAGCGTTTTGTAAGCCTGTCTATTTTAAGCTCCATTTTCTCACCTCGCAGGTCTTGCATATTTTTTGAAAGCTGTAATAATACATACAAAGGTTATCAGACAAGTGAGCGCTGCGGCGCATACCAGTCTTGATACCGCAAAGCCGACGACCGTGATATAGTCGAACCTGAAAAAATAGGTTTTCAGGTTAAGAAAGCTCTGCGGCAAGACCGTGCGCAGACGGTCAAAAGCAATGTATCGGGTGTCAAGCGCAGAGGAGTTTTCACCCGACACATAAATAAACAGCATCGTCATTATTATCTGCGGCATTATCGTCACAAGTGCCGAGACAGGCACGGCAGCGCCTGCTTTTTTGGTCAGCACCGATGCTAAGACCGAAACCGCTGTAACAAAGAGATAAAACAACAGCTTAAGGCAAAGCTTAATGGCCAAAAAGCCGCCTAAGGTGATGATGTAGGGGCAGTATTCAAAGCCCTCGAACTGCTGCAAGGGAAGTGAAAGGTCAGTAATGCCAAAGCACAATACCCCCACGATAAGCTGGCTAACAGCGCTAAGTATTACTACCGCTGCCGTTACCGAATACGCTGCTGCAAGCTGACTCCAAAAAAGCCGCCCCTTGCTTTTTATCTCCGAGTTTATGACACGGTATGCCCCCGATGAATAGTCAAGGGTGAACATTCTGACAGCGATGATCACAGCTAAAAGCATCATTGCATAGTCCCAATATATATTGTCAAGATAAACAAGCAGCTCACTTAGCTTGCCGCTTTCGGTGAGTTTCATATCTATAACAGTATTGTATTTTTCTGCCGCAAGCTCATTGAGGGTGATTACACTTTGATCGGGATCAGTCTTTGCACGTTCACGCTCGGCGGCGGAAATCGCATCTGTTATAAGCGCCCTGCGGTGAGAGGGAAAGTCCTTTTCTATAAAGTCAAGTCTTTGCCTGATCGTTTGGCAGATAAACAGCTCATTTATAAGCTTTGCAGGATACTCCTCATCGGATGCGGCTATCTGCTCGTTAAGCTCGCTCTCTCTTGCTAAGATATATGAGCGTATCTCCGCACTGCTTTTTTCCCGATGAAATGCTCTCGATGTATTCTTGCCGCTGTGATAAGCTCTTTCCAACGTCTATATTATATTTTACCGTTCTGAACACGAAAATTCCAAGCAGAGCTGCGCACATCAGCAGCGATATCAGCATAAGCCTTGACGAGAACAGCTTTTTAAGTTCAAAACACATATCATACACCGTCCGTTATTATACTGTGATCTTTGCTGCCGTTTTTGAAAACAAAGCCTATCCTGCCGTTCGTAAGCTGCCCGTCGCCGTCTGTAATAGTATCAAGCACAAACACCTTGTCGGTCTGAGCGTTCCATATTATTCTCGGCATAAAGCCGCCTTGCGGATAGCAGATCTCTTCGTCTATATCCTCCGTATCGGCATTATCCTCACGCACCTTGCAGGAAATGTCACATTCCGCCGTCTTCCCCGTTTTCAGATCATACACATATACCTTCCCCTCATCAGCATGAAAATGCGTATAATATATCGCCTTATCTGTGATACAGCAGCCCACATAGCAGTTCTCTATAAGCCTTTGAGGTGAGCTGCCGTCACGCTCTGCGCTCATCAGGATCGGGGTCTGCCCCTCCCATTTTATGTAATAGAGCCTTCCTCCGCTTACCGATACCTGCCCTGCCTTATCGTCAAGCTTTTTAAGCTTATTGTCCGCAAAGGTGCATGAAAACAATTCGTTATTCTCTGTGCAAAAGAAATAAATAGTCCTCATTTGCCGCATAAGAGATAATACTGCTGTCCTCGGATAGTATCACGGGTTCGCTTGCAGTATTTGTTGTTACATCAAATGTTTGAAACCAACTCGCCCCCAGAATATACAGCCTGCCGCCCTGCGACATTATCCCGCCTAAAGAATTTGGCGAATCCGGGAAAAATTCCTTTTCGTAGCTTGTTGAAAAGGTGTTTTCATAAAATGGGTTCCTGCTCTTTGCCGTCAAAAAGCATAGTGCATTGCCGCTTGTAAAGTAAAGCCCGTTTGATGCTGCAACGGGGGCGTTCATCTGTAATTGGTCAAGGACACCCGGGCTGTTCTCAGAATGTGCGCAGCCTGCGATATTGCAAAGGTGCGAAAACCTCTCGCTTTCTGTATCAAGCACGCAGCTGCTCACACCCACGCCGCCTATACAAAAGGTCTTAGTTCCAATTGACGTGATCCCGAGAGAGCTTATATTAAACGGCTTTTCATCAAGCTCTGTCGGTTTGCCCGAAGTAAAACTCGTATGTGTCAAGCTCACTTATAAGCTCAGCCTGCTGTGCTTTCTCGCTTTCTATGTCAACATAGCTGCCGTGCTGTTTGCACAGCCCGAAAGCAGCAATATAGAGAGCAATATAAATGCTGATCTTTTTCATCACTTAACACCCCCAAACGGTATATCTATGCTCATTTCCTCAAATACTCCCGCCGTCATTTCCTCGGGAGATCTGTTTTGTCTGAGGTCAAGAAACTCCACCCTTATGCTGTCTGTGTTATCAGTTATATCAAAAGCTCCCTGTATTATACACGGGTCATTTTCCGACAAAGGCTCGCCCTTAAATGTCGCATCCTTTATAT from Ruminococcus sp. NK3A76 includes these protein-coding regions:
- a CDS encoding ABC transporter ATP-binding protein → MELKIDRLTKRYKNKTALDGIDLTLGNGVYALLGPNGAGKSTLMNIIVGLLWQTSGSVTLDGREILSLGADYRTRLGFMPQDMGFYPSFTGEEMMRYFAAVKGIKNAHNEIDRLLEFVNLTDDKKRKCGEYSGGMKRRLGIAAALLGGPDILVFDEPTAGLDPKERMRFRNILSRIGRGKLLLIATHIVSDIESISDNVILLDGGKVVKSGTLAEVISSAEGCVWELECEDGFADEYALLHTNSAIIKTGGGTRLHIVQSSKPFENAVSVSPTLEDVYMLRFGQVSGQ
- a CDS encoding DUF5050 domain-containing protein, giving the protein MFSCTFADNKLKKLDDKAGQVSVSGGRLYYIKWEGQTPILMSAERDGSSPQRLIENCYVGCCITDKAIYYTHFHADEGKVYVYDLKTGKTAECDISCKVREDNADTEDIDEEICYPQGGFMPRIIWNAQTDKVFVLDTITDGDGQLTNGRIGFVFKNGSKDHSIITDGV
- a CDS encoding ABC transporter permease, giving the protein MERAYHSGKNTSRAFHREKSSAEIRSYILARESELNEQIAASDEEYPAKLINELFICQTIRQRLDFIEKDFPSHRRALITDAISAAERERAKTDPDQSVITLNELAAEKYNTVIDMKLTESGKLSELLVYLDNIYWDYAMMLLAVIIAVRMFTLDYSSGAYRVINSEIKSKGRLFWSQLAAAYSVTAAVVILSAVSQLIVGVLCFGITDLSLPLQQFEGFEYCPYIITLGGFLAIKLCLKLLFYLFVTAVSVLASVLTKKAGAAVPVSALVTIMPQIIMTMLFIYVSGENSSALDTRYIAFDRLRTVLPQSFLNLKTYFFRFDYITVVGFAVSRLVCAAALTCLITFVCIITAFKKYARPAR
- a CDS encoding ABC transporter permease, producing the protein MTLIYFETKKLLHKRLIIIVIAIALEIVLGLLPADHEHPYSTLVYRQYTEQLAGEYTPQKRELIFTRLDEVNNVIAEHEQLLEQYNANLIDLDEFATHNKQYNKAIAEQQTLEYLAMKCESFDSLGTGEFFYDTDWYDLYSYRRYDLLSVLIMMLLIPPVFCNEYSSKMADILRTTKCGKTRLAVIKLSVSMVVMFLLSLIISTAELCTFAARYGLDSAFAPLQSILGCEEYGEMTVIGLFVRSSLMRAFSFAVCAAFICLISVYTKNMLFTFFLSFAACVFPALIAEGKVMSYAFSSSAHNGMYLSGMSVWVFCLICIVKCAGYGVMCVSKFGTIK